One Mucilaginibacter ginkgonis genomic region harbors:
- a CDS encoding alpha-amylase family glycosyl hydrolase: protein MKRLTFALVVIAFALTAMAQPHVKHPDKKKNMSSTPNDKLTIYQLMPRLFGNKNTTNKFYGSIEENGCGKFNDINETALTELKKLGITHVWYTGVVSHATMTDYSAYGIPVDDPDVVKGRAGSPYAVKDYYDVDPDLAVDVKKRMDEYQSLIERTHKTGLKVLMDFVPNHVARTYHSPAAGKQSFGVADDKTKAFDPKNDFYYIPGKPFVAPQGYNSGGANFNSPLKDGNFDENPAKATGNDVFSASPSIDDWFETIKLNYGIDYSTHKTFFDPIPPVWQKMFDILNFWSKQGVDGFRCDMVENVPTEFWGWVIGKLKETHPDLIFIGEAYDKSKYNNYLTNGKFNYLYDKSGLYDSIKKLTRHEDSGTIWDINGVWNYDTKGIGSHMVRFMENHDEQRVASPFFAGNVWYAIPGMIITATLSTGPVMIYFGQEVGEPGMGTEGFSAEDGRTSIFDYWGVPQHQKWVNGGKYDGGALSDEQKSLRNFYSKLLNAVKDNEALSRGEFYELMLANGKSPGVDTHTYIYLRYTANKRVLIITNFNREERNMNVQLTPDLIRLLKLNGVVKFTDLLHGASYSTADITKGLDITLPATSGVMLEF, encoded by the coding sequence ATGAAACGATTAACCTTTGCATTGGTGGTAATCGCGTTCGCTTTAACAGCAATGGCGCAGCCGCATGTAAAGCACCCGGATAAAAAGAAGAATATGTCATCAACACCAAACGATAAACTCACCATTTACCAGTTAATGCCGCGCCTGTTCGGCAATAAGAATACTACCAATAAATTTTACGGTTCTATAGAAGAGAACGGCTGCGGTAAGTTTAACGACATTAACGAAACAGCGCTTACCGAACTAAAGAAGCTGGGCATCACCCATGTATGGTACACCGGAGTGGTATCGCATGCTACCATGACAGATTATTCCGCGTATGGCATTCCTGTAGATGATCCGGATGTGGTTAAAGGCCGTGCCGGTTCGCCCTACGCGGTAAAGGATTATTACGATGTAGACCCTGATCTGGCTGTCGACGTTAAAAAGCGCATGGATGAATATCAGTCGTTGATCGAGCGCACGCATAAAACCGGTTTAAAAGTACTGATGGACTTCGTGCCGAACCACGTCGCCCGAACCTATCACTCTCCTGCTGCAGGTAAGCAAAGTTTTGGCGTCGCAGACGACAAAACCAAAGCCTTTGATCCTAAGAATGACTTCTACTACATTCCGGGTAAGCCTTTTGTAGCGCCTCAGGGATATAATTCCGGGGGCGCAAACTTTAATAGCCCGCTAAAAGATGGCAATTTTGACGAAAACCCGGCTAAAGCTACCGGGAATGATGTGTTCAGCGCGTCGCCATCGATTGACGATTGGTTTGAGACGATTAAGTTGAACTACGGCATAGATTATTCAACTCACAAAACTTTCTTCGATCCCATCCCGCCCGTGTGGCAAAAAATGTTTGATATCCTTAACTTCTGGAGTAAACAGGGTGTCGATGGTTTCCGCTGTGATATGGTGGAGAACGTACCGACGGAGTTTTGGGGTTGGGTTATCGGCAAACTGAAAGAAACACACCCCGACCTGATATTTATTGGCGAGGCTTATGACAAGAGCAAATACAACAACTACCTAACCAATGGTAAGTTCAATTACTTGTATGATAAGTCGGGTTTGTACGATTCTATCAAAAAGCTGACGCGTCATGAAGACAGCGGCACCATTTGGGACATCAACGGTGTATGGAACTACGACACCAAAGGCATAGGCAGCCATATGGTGCGTTTTATGGAAAACCATGATGAGCAGCGCGTTGCATCTCCGTTCTTTGCGGGTAACGTTTGGTATGCTATTCCGGGGATGATCATAACAGCGACATTATCTACCGGACCGGTGATGATTTACTTCGGTCAGGAAGTGGGCGAACCGGGCATGGGCACCGAAGGTTTCAGTGCCGAAGACGGCCGGACAAGTATATTCGACTATTGGGGGGTGCCGCAGCATCAAAAATGGGTAAACGGCGGCAAATATGACGGCGGTGCACTGTCCGACGAACAAAAGTCGCTGCGCAACTTTTATAGCAAGTTGCTAAATGCCGTTAAAGACAACGAAGCGCTAAGCAGGGGAGAATTTTATGAGTTGATGTTAGCAAATGGCAAGAGCCCGGGTGTCGACACGCATACTTACATTTACCTGCGTTACACGGCTAATAAACGTGTTTTGATTATCACCAATTTTAATCGCGAAGAGCGCAATATGAATGTACAATTAACACCCGACCTAATCAGGCTGTTGAAGTTAAATGGCGTGGTTAAATTTACTGATCTGCTTCATGGCGCGTCTTACAGCACTGCAGATATTACCAAAGGGCTGGATATTACGCTGCCCGCTACCAGTGGGGTAATGCTGGAGTTTTAA